A window of Streptomyces sp. NBC_01224 genomic DNA:
TCGGTGTCGGGGCCGGGAGTGCGTTGTGGGAGGCGGCCCTGGCGCTCGGTGTGTTCGGGCTTGCCGTCGGGGCGCTCGATGCCTCCATGAACATGATGGGAGTCAGTCTTCAGCGGGCGTACGGGCGTTCCATCATGCTCGGCTTCCATGCCGCGTACAGCCTGGGCGGTATCGCCGGGGCGTCCATGGCGTGGGCCGGGGCGCACTGGGATCTCTCGCTGCTGGTCTCGTACCTGCCGGCGGTTGTCGTGCTGCTGCCCGTCGCGTTCATCGGGAGCCGGTGGTACGTCGACGGCGCGTCGGTGGAGAAGGGCCTGGGAGAGGCGCAGGGGAAGGGGGCCGCCTCGGTCTCCTTCAAGTTGCTGATGCCGCTCTGTCTGGTGATGAGCTTCGCGTACATCGGGGACTCGACGGTGTCCAACTGGAGCGCCAAGTATCTGCAGGACGTGCTGGGGAGCTCGGAGCAGCTGTCGACCGTTCCGTACAACGTCTACATGGTGACGACGTTGCTGGGGCGGGCTGTCGGGGACTTGGGGGTGCGGCGGTTCGGGGCTGTGGCCGTGGTGCGGTTCGGGAGTGTGCTGGCTGCTGCCGGGTTCGGTGTGGTGGCGGTGGCCGGTGGGGCGTGGGTCGGGATGCTCGGGTTCACCCTGCTGGGGCTCGGGCTGTGTGTGATCGTGCCGCAGACGTTCGCCGCTGCCGGGCGGATGTTCCCCGGGGCGAGTGATACGGCCATCGCACGGTTGAATGTCTTCAACTACGTGGGATTCCTCGTGGGGTCGCCGCTGGTGGGGGCGCTCGGGGACGCCTGGAGCTATCGGGGGGCGATGCTCGTGCCGATGGTGTTGGTGCTTGCGACGCTCGTGTACGCCAGGTCGTTCGGTGCGGAGCCTGCCCGATACGGTGGCGGGCATGAGCGGCCGCACACAGTTGATGTGGGATGACGCAGTAACGGGATACGACTTCGGGGAAAGCCATCCGATGGACCCCGTCAGACTCGCCCTGACGATGGGGCTGGTGCGGGCGTTCGGGCTGGACGGTGCGGTGGATGTGGTGGCGGCCAAGCCCGCCGGGGAGTCCACACTGCGGCTCGTGCACCGCGAGGACTATGTGGCCGCCGTACGCGCCGCCTCGGCGGATCCGAAACACGCCGACCAGAACTACGGTCTCGGGACGGTCGACGATCCCGCGTTCGCGGGGATGCATGAGGTGTCGGCGCTGATCGCCGGGCAGTCGGTGGCTGCGGCCGAGGCGGTGTGGCGGGGTGACACCGCGCATGCCGTGAACTTCGCGGGCGGGCTGCACCACGCCATGCCGGGCGGTGCGGCGGGGTTCTGCATCTACAACGATCCGGCGCTCGCCATCGCGCGGCTGCTGGAGCTGGGTGCCGAGCGGGTCGCGTACATCGATGTGGATGTGCACCACGGGGATGGGGTGCAGGCGGCCTTCTGGGAGGATCCGCGGGTCCTGACAGTGTCGCTGCACGAGCACCCGCGCACGCTCTTCCCGCAGACCGGCTGGCCGGAGGAGACCGGCTCCGGGGTAGGTGAGGGCAGTGCGGTGAATGTGGCGCTGCCGGCCGGTACGGGGGACGCGGGGTGGCTGCGGGCGTTCCATGCGGTGGTGCCGGAGCTGCTGGCGGACTTCCGGCCGCAGGTGCTGGTGAGTCAGCACGGGGCCGATACGCATTTCGAGGATCCCCTCGCTCATTTCGCGGTGTCGCTGGACGCGCAGCGGGTGGTGATGGCGGCCTGTCACGATCTGGCCCATGAGTACGCGGAGGGCGGGCGCTGGGTGGCGCTCGGCGGGGGCGGTTACGCGGTGGTCGATGTGGTGCCGCGGTCCTGGACGCATCTGGTGGGGATCGCCGCGCATGCGCCGGTGGACCCGGAGTCGGTGATTCCGACCTCGTGGCGGGACGAGGTCTATGCCCGGACGCGGCAGCTGGGGCCGGCCCGGATGACGGACGGGCGTACTCCTTCCTGGAAGTCGTGGGAGGAGGGGTACGATCCCGCGGACCGGCTGGATCAGGCGGTGCTGGCGACCAGGCGGGCGGCGTTCCCGTTGCGGGGGCTGCTGACCTGAGGCGGGCGGGGGCGGTCGCAGTGTGGCCGTTTCCGTGCGGTGGTGAGGAATGGTTACGCCAACTGTGGGGTGTGAGCGGGCTTCTGGCCCCCCGTCCGGGTGATTCGGGGAGCATCGGTGGGGTGTTGAGCACCGGAGCGCTGCGTGCGCATCTGCTGGCGGCCCGGCTGGCCGGGCCCGTGGCCACATCGAGGGAAGTGAGTCTGCGGAGCTATCGGCTCTTCGCGGCCCGCGACCCGCGGGTGATGCTCGGCCTCGACCCCGAACGGGGCTGGAGAGAGCCCGATCTTCTTCGTCTCATGGCCGACAAGTGCGGGGTTTCGGACGATCCTGCTCATGTTTCGGGCCCTGATGTGATTGATCCGGAGCGGACCCTGGCAGGTCTGGATGCCTTTGCCGTGCGGCTGTCGTATGCCGCGGTCCGGCGGGCGCCGGTGCTGTTCGGAACCGGTCATCCGCACCGGCTGCTCGGCTTCTACGCAGAGCTGGCAGACGCCATGTCGGCGGCCGGGTGCCCCGTACTCACCCCCGCGCAGGGGAGATGTATCGACATAACGGCCCGGTTCGGCGTACGCACGTACAGCCTCGACTACGTACGAGGTGTCGCGATGGTGCGCGAACCCGGCGTGCGGGCTCCCGGTGGTGACACCGGCGCACACACCCATTCGCCGCTGCCGGTCCGGGTGGCTCTGGAGGCGGTTGCGGAAGGTTGCGGGCGGCTGCCGGAACTGGTCGTCGGGGACCACGGATGGGTCTGCGGGGCAGGTCAGCTGGGCATCGAGGCGATCGGGCTCGCGGATACGGACGATCCGGCGCTGTTCGTCGGGGAGGCCGAGGGGCAGGTGTCGGTCGCCGTTCCGCTCGACGATGCCGTGCCCTCCGCCTACTACTGGCCACTCACTCGCTATGTACTCAATCGGGCGTGTCTGTCACAGTAGGCGGCCGATCGTCTCTCCTCTTCCCCACTCGCATCACACGCCCCTAATCTGGGGAGTGAGCGCACAACGACGAAGAGTCACCGGAGGGGAAGCCGGTGCGCGTCTCGTGCGGAAGGTACAGGTGGGTCATGGCTGCTGGCAGCGAGAGGCCTCTCAACGAGGTCAAGTTTCTGACTGTGGCGGAAGTCGCCTCGGTCATGAGGGTGTCGAAGATGACCGTGTACCGCTTGGTGCACAGCGGTCATCTGCCGGCGATCCGGGTGGGAAGGTCCTTCCGGGTTCCGGAGCAAGCGGTTCACGAGTATCTCCGCGAGTCCTTTGTGGGGGTGGAGTCCGCCTGAGGTTCACCTCGGATTACGCCCCTCACGCGGTGGCGGGTAGGCTAGGCCGACGTAGGTCGTGTGGGCCCAGACGCCCCGCACCAGTGAAGAAGAAGTGAGCGAGGGTAGTCGTGGGCTCTGTTATCAAGAAGCGGCGCAAGCGGATGGCCAAGAAGAAGCACCGCAAGCTGCTCAAGCGCACGCGCGTTCAGCGTCGCAACAAGAAGTAAGCGAACGCAGTTCGTGTATCCGCAGCCCTCCCGCCGACATGGCGGGAGGGCTGCGGTGCGTTGTGGGGCGGCACGTACGCGCATTCGGACCAAAGACTTGGCAGAAGGCCGCCGTGCGGTCATCACAGGGCAACATCCACCCGCTACGGTGACGGCCAGGGGAAACCTTTCGACGGAAGGCGCTGATCTTGGGGAAGGTCGTGCTGGTCACGGGAGCGGCCCGGCAACTGGGCGGCCGCTTCGTGCGGCGCATCCG
This region includes:
- a CDS encoding MFS transporter is translated as MTDARLRHGRASLALSFFVQGVTFALLVTRIPAIQDRYGISDGLLPVFLAAVPILAGVGSVVTEKVVARVRPGVVLRWAQPVVLLALLGVGAGSALWEAALALGVFGLAVGALDASMNMMGVSLQRAYGRSIMLGFHAAYSLGGIAGASMAWAGAHWDLSLLVSYLPAVVVLLPVAFIGSRWYVDGASVEKGLGEAQGKGAASVSFKLLMPLCLVMSFAYIGDSTVSNWSAKYLQDVLGSSEQLSTVPYNVYMVTTLLGRAVGDLGVRRFGAVAVVRFGSVLAAAGFGVVAVAGGAWVGMLGFTLLGLGLCVIVPQTFAAAGRMFPGASDTAIARLNVFNYVGFLVGSPLVGALGDAWSYRGAMLVPMVLVLATLVYARSFGAEPARYGGGHERPHTVDVG
- a CDS encoding acetoin utilization protein AcuC is translated as MSGRTQLMWDDAVTGYDFGESHPMDPVRLALTMGLVRAFGLDGAVDVVAAKPAGESTLRLVHREDYVAAVRAASADPKHADQNYGLGTVDDPAFAGMHEVSALIAGQSVAAAEAVWRGDTAHAVNFAGGLHHAMPGGAAGFCIYNDPALAIARLLELGAERVAYIDVDVHHGDGVQAAFWEDPRVLTVSLHEHPRTLFPQTGWPEETGSGVGEGSAVNVALPAGTGDAGWLRAFHAVVPELLADFRPQVLVSQHGADTHFEDPLAHFAVSLDAQRVVMAACHDLAHEYAEGGRWVALGGGGYAVVDVVPRSWTHLVGIAAHAPVDPESVIPTSWRDEVYARTRQLGPARMTDGRTPSWKSWEEGYDPADRLDQAVLATRRAAFPLRGLLT
- a CDS encoding phosphatase, yielding MLSTGALRAHLLAARLAGPVATSREVSLRSYRLFAARDPRVMLGLDPERGWREPDLLRLMADKCGVSDDPAHVSGPDVIDPERTLAGLDAFAVRLSYAAVRRAPVLFGTGHPHRLLGFYAELADAMSAAGCPVLTPAQGRCIDITARFGVRTYSLDYVRGVAMVREPGVRAPGGDTGAHTHSPLPVRVALEAVAEGCGRLPELVVGDHGWVCGAGQLGIEAIGLADTDDPALFVGEAEGQVSVAVPLDDAVPSAYYWPLTRYVLNRACLSQ
- a CDS encoding helix-turn-helix domain-containing protein — encoded protein: MAAGSERPLNEVKFLTVAEVASVMRVSKMTVYRLVHSGHLPAIRVGRSFRVPEQAVHEYLRESFVGVESA
- a CDS encoding 30S ribosomal protein bS22, giving the protein MGSVIKKRRKRMAKKKHRKLLKRTRVQRRNKK